In Thermococcus sp. 21S7, one DNA window encodes the following:
- a CDS encoding NTPase produces the protein MTLRIFVTGPAGVGKTTLVERIAKEADRWGYLIGGMITREVRRGGRRAGFKITALDTGEEGTLASLRGTSHLPGVPFGKYVVHVDEIDRVGVSAIKRALVEADLIVIDEIGPMEYKSDEFVRIIGEVLKSEKPLLAVVHRRMADKFRPLGKLYTLSVENRNRAFAEVLDEVMKELKGVKG, from the coding sequence ATGACACTGAGAATATTCGTTACCGGTCCGGCGGGAGTCGGAAAGACAACGCTCGTGGAGAGGATCGCTAAAGAAGCCGACCGCTGGGGCTATCTCATCGGCGGAATGATCACGAGGGAAGTGCGGAGAGGGGGAAGGCGCGCGGGATTCAAGATCACTGCCCTCGATACTGGGGAGGAGGGGACGCTCGCGAGCCTCCGCGGAACCTCGCACCTCCCGGGAGTTCCATTCGGGAAGTATGTTGTCCACGTTGACGAAATAGACCGCGTCGGTGTTTCGGCGATAAAACGCGCGCTGGTCGAGGCAGACCTGATAGTCATAGACGAAATCGGCCCGATGGAGTACAAAAGCGACGAGTTCGTGAGGATTATCGGGGAAGTCCTGAAATCAGAAAAGCCCCTTCTGGCGGTTGTCCACAGAAGAATGGCCGATAAGTTCCGTCCCCTCGGGAAACTCTACACGTTGAGCGTTGAGAACAGAAACAGAGCCTTCGCTGAGGTGCTTGATGAAGTTATGAAAGAACTGAAGGGAGTCAAAGGTTGA
- a CDS encoding CBS domain-containing protein: MAPRIAVGQVVKRKAVIVKPDDTVHRVAKILSKNKVGSAVVVKDDEIVGIITDRDILDKVVAKGRDPKTVKVEEVMTKNPITIEDDYEVQDAIDKMMDKGIRRLLVTRLGRPIGFVTAADLLAALNAYSSESEEETSEETEVYGICELCGQYGPLYKVYIEGGEKWICESCKDSLNL; encoded by the coding sequence ATGGCACCTAGGATAGCCGTGGGACAAGTGGTTAAGAGGAAGGCAGTCATCGTCAAGCCGGACGACACCGTCCACAGGGTCGCCAAGATTCTCTCAAAGAACAAGGTAGGGAGTGCCGTCGTGGTTAAAGACGACGAAATCGTTGGAATAATAACCGACCGCGATATACTGGACAAGGTCGTCGCGAAGGGACGCGATCCGAAGACCGTCAAGGTCGAGGAGGTCATGACGAAGAACCCGATAACCATCGAGGACGACTACGAGGTTCAGGACGCGATCGACAAGATGATGGACAAAGGCATCAGGAGGCTCCTCGTTACCCGGCTCGGAAGGCCGATAGGCTTCGTCACCGCGGCGGACCTTCTCGCTGCGCTCAACGCGTACAGCAGTGAGAGTGAGGAGGAAACCAGCGAGGAGACCGAGGTCTACGGTATCTGCGAGCTCTGCGGACAGTACGGCCCGCTCTACAAGGTCTACATCGAGGGCGGCGAGAAGTGGATATGCGAGAGCTGCAAGGACAGCCTCAACCTTTGA
- a CDS encoding helix-turn-helix domain-containing protein, translating into MDYETIDIHDERAKELAQILMNEKAIAILHLLEDQALSISEISRELDLPISTVSYHVDKMLKVGLIEVAGKKYGKRLQEVKLYRASNRPILLVPRKSVSKVKKKAAFGFERLHIISLSIAGLISAGVYAVSRSLLSQTGSARSGVTYEASNFTVMSTPEKALVPMTANTSTEAALKTTTSVMSSTAPTTGSSNLPAILAVAAFILTFLLVSYFLRRRA; encoded by the coding sequence TTGGACTACGAAACCATAGACATTCATGATGAACGGGCAAAGGAGCTTGCTCAGATTCTGATGAACGAAAAAGCGATAGCCATCCTCCACCTTCTGGAAGACCAAGCCCTTTCGATAAGCGAGATATCGCGCGAGCTGGACCTTCCGATTTCCACGGTATCGTACCACGTGGACAAGATGCTCAAGGTCGGCCTCATAGAGGTGGCGGGGAAGAAGTACGGGAAGAGGCTCCAGGAGGTCAAGCTCTATCGCGCCTCAAACAGGCCCATTCTCCTCGTCCCGAGAAAGAGCGTCTCCAAGGTCAAGAAGAAGGCCGCATTTGGTTTTGAGAGGCTTCACATCATCAGTCTCAGCATAGCAGGGCTAATCTCAGCCGGTGTGTACGCCGTATCGCGCAGCCTGTTGAGTCAGACGGGAAGTGCAAGATCTGGGGTTACCTACGAGGCCAGCAACTTCACGGTGATGTCGACGCCGGAGAAGGCCCTGGTTCCGATGACGGCTAACACGAGTACCGAGGCCGCACTCAAGACGACAACATCCGTAATGTCGTCCACGGCTCCGACAACGGGAAGTTCGAACCTTCCGGCAATTCTCGCCGTTGCGGCGTTCATCTTAACGTTTCTCCTCGTCTCGTATTTCCTGAGGCGCCGTGCTTGA
- the albA gene encoding DNA-binding protein Alba, protein MAEEHVVYIGKKPVMNYVLAVITQFNEGAKEVSVKARGRAISRAVDVAEIVRNRFLPEVRVKEIKIGTEELPTADGRTANTSTIEIVMEKP, encoded by the coding sequence ATGGCAGAGGAGCATGTCGTCTACATCGGAAAGAAGCCGGTTATGAACTACGTCCTCGCCGTGATAACCCAGTTCAACGAGGGCGCTAAGGAGGTCAGCGTCAAGGCTCGCGGTAGGGCCATCAGCAGGGCTGTTGACGTCGCCGAGATCGTCAGGAACAGGTTCCTCCCAGAGGTCAGGGTCAAGGAGATCAAGATCGGCACCGAGGAGCTTCCGACTGCCGACGGCAGGACCGCCAACACCTCGACCATAGAGATCGTTATGGAGAAGCCGTAA
- the purB gene encoding adenylosuccinate lyase — MAVHPIDYRYGSEEMRRIWDEENKLQKLLDVEAALARAHAKLGNIPEESARVISERANTKWVKLDRVKEIEAEIHHDIMAVVKALSEVCHEHGKYVHLGATSNDIIDTANVLLIKESLAIVENDLREMRSILKNLAKEHKYTVCIGRTHGQHAVPTTYGMKFAIWLDEIQRHLDRIEELKERILVGQMSGAVGTMASFGDKGLEIQRLVMEDLGLKPARISNQIIQRDVYAELMAVLALIASTLDKIALEIRNLQRTEILEISEPFGRKQVGSSTMPHKRNPIRSEKVSGLARVLYSNVIPALLNNPLWHERDLTNSSVERVILPESFVLLDEMLKSMKKVLSGLEFFPENIERNLYMTHNLIMAEPLMLKLTEKGMGRQEAHELVRQLAMKAFGENRDLIEVARENEDVKEFLTEDDFESLKPENYIGMAPQIVDNVIAWIEAKEQKEGL; from the coding sequence ATGGCCGTTCACCCGATTGATTACCGCTACGGGAGCGAGGAAATGAGACGTATCTGGGACGAAGAGAACAAGTTGCAGAAACTTCTGGACGTTGAGGCCGCACTCGCGAGGGCACACGCAAAGCTCGGCAACATCCCCGAAGAAAGCGCCAGGGTAATCTCCGAGAGGGCCAACACGAAGTGGGTGAAGCTCGACCGCGTTAAGGAGATAGAGGCTGAGATACACCACGATATAATGGCCGTCGTCAAGGCTCTGAGCGAGGTCTGCCACGAGCACGGTAAATACGTCCACCTCGGCGCCACATCCAACGATATAATAGACACGGCCAACGTACTGCTCATAAAGGAGAGCCTTGCCATAGTGGAGAACGACCTTCGGGAAATGCGCTCGATTCTCAAGAACCTCGCCAAGGAGCACAAGTACACCGTCTGCATAGGGAGAACCCACGGCCAGCACGCGGTTCCAACGACCTACGGGATGAAGTTTGCCATATGGCTCGACGAGATACAGCGGCACCTGGATAGGATAGAAGAGCTGAAGGAAAGAATTCTAGTCGGCCAGATGAGCGGCGCCGTTGGAACGATGGCGAGCTTCGGGGACAAGGGACTTGAGATACAGCGCCTAGTTATGGAGGACCTTGGCCTAAAACCTGCCAGGATAAGCAACCAGATAATACAGCGCGACGTCTATGCGGAGCTTATGGCGGTTCTTGCCCTCATAGCTTCAACCCTCGACAAGATTGCCCTGGAGATAAGAAACCTTCAGAGGACGGAAATACTCGAAATCAGTGAGCCCTTTGGGAGGAAACAGGTTGGTTCCTCGACCATGCCCCACAAGAGGAACCCCATCAGGAGCGAGAAGGTGAGCGGTCTGGCGAGGGTTCTCTACTCGAACGTGATCCCCGCGTTGCTGAATAATCCACTCTGGCACGAGAGAGACCTCACTAACTCCTCCGTTGAGCGCGTTATCCTTCCCGAGAGCTTTGTCCTGCTCGATGAAATGCTCAAGAGCATGAAGAAGGTCCTCTCTGGGCTGGAGTTCTTCCCTGAGAACATTGAAAGGAACCTCTACATGACCCACAACCTCATCATGGCCGAGCCGCTGATGCTGAAGCTGACCGAGAAGGGTATGGGGAGGCAGGAGGCACATGAACTCGTCAGACAGCTTGCCATGAAGGCGTTTGGGGAGAACAGGGACCTGATCGAGGTTGCCAGGGAAAACGAAGATGTGAAAGAATTCTTGACTGAGGACGATTTTGAGAGCCTGAAGCCGGAGAACTACATAGGGATGGCACCGCAGATAGTCGATAACGTAATCGCCTGGATAGAGGCGAAAGAGCAAAAAGAAGGTCTTTAA
- a CDS encoding DUF134 domain-containing protein produces MPMGTGPGWGRGRGRRRKRRMIGFVPEVRHFYPALPPMGQPKPPIFMTYEEFEALRLVDHEGLTQEEAGKRMGVSRGTVWRALSSARKKVAQMLVEGRELIILPQGNEVPKRFEEEL; encoded by the coding sequence ATGCCGATGGGAACGGGACCTGGCTGGGGCCGTGGAAGGGGAAGGAGAAGGAAAAGGCGGATGATAGGGTTCGTTCCAGAGGTTAGGCATTTCTATCCCGCGTTACCCCCGATGGGTCAGCCAAAACCACCTATTTTCATGACCTACGAGGAATTCGAAGCCCTTAGGCTGGTGGATCACGAAGGGCTGACGCAGGAGGAAGCCGGAAAGAGAATGGGAGTCTCGCGCGGCACCGTGTGGAGGGCGCTGAGCTCGGCCCGAAAAAAAGTCGCCCAGATGCTGGTGGAGGGGAGGGAGCTCATAATTTTACCGCAGGGAAACGAGGTGCCTAAAAGATTTGAGGAAGAACTCTGA
- a CDS encoding 6-carboxytetrahydropterin synthase gives MGFHVTERKIGWHKDFDSSHFLALPYESKCLRIHGHTYNVDVEIWGDLNENGMIFDFNHLSRLIKLLDHRIIVSGRWVVGRKGDSIVIEKNGKRLELPADEAVVLDKPNVTAEYIAEWFAERIAEKAGDNVRKIRVKIWEDPRSYAEVILER, from the coding sequence ATGGGGTTTCACGTGACCGAGAGGAAGATAGGATGGCACAAAGACTTTGACAGCTCGCATTTTCTTGCCCTGCCCTACGAGAGCAAGTGCCTCAGAATACACGGGCACACTTACAACGTGGACGTCGAGATATGGGGTGACCTCAACGAGAACGGCATGATATTCGACTTCAACCACCTCAGCAGGCTTATCAAGCTCCTCGACCACAGAATCATCGTAAGCGGGAGATGGGTTGTGGGGAGGAAAGGGGACAGTATCGTCATTGAAAAGAATGGAAAACGGCTGGAACTGCCTGCCGACGAGGCGGTGGTTTTGGATAAGCCCAATGTTACCGCCGAGTATATAGCGGAGTGGTTCGCGGAGAGGATAGCGGAGAAGGCGGGGGACAACGTAAGGAAAATTCGCGTGAAAATCTGGGAAGATCCGAGGAGCTACGCGGAGGTAATCCTTGAGAGATGA
- a CDS encoding PPC domain-containing DNA-binding protein has protein sequence MRFSRGRNFLFRVPEGEELLKFINEFAKKNNVLIGTVSAIGSLRNPKIGYFDEDAGEYKVIELTGTYELVSLAGNISVKDGEPFAHIHVALGDSDGMLYGGHLVEGEVFVAEVFMQELLGELLERKPQENGLALWDAVEL, from the coding sequence GTGAGGTTCTCTAGAGGCAGGAACTTTCTGTTCAGGGTTCCGGAAGGGGAGGAACTCCTGAAGTTCATAAACGAATTTGCAAAGAAGAACAACGTTCTGATCGGGACGGTCAGTGCCATCGGGAGTTTGAGGAATCCAAAGATAGGTTACTTCGATGAGGATGCCGGTGAGTACAAGGTCATTGAGCTGACCGGCACCTATGAGCTGGTCTCCCTCGCGGGCAACATAAGTGTTAAGGACGGTGAGCCGTTCGCCCACATCCACGTTGCCCTGGGCGACTCGGATGGCATGCTCTACGGAGGACATCTCGTTGAGGGGGAAGTCTTTGTGGCGGAGGTTTTCATGCAGGAGCTCCTCGGTGAGCTGCTTGAAAGAAAGCCGCAGGAGAACGGACTGGCACTGTGGGACGCGGTGGAACTTTGA
- a CDS encoding helix-turn-helix transcriptional regulator, giving the protein MKTRIKEFRARYNLTQAELAKIVGVRRETIVFLEKGKYNPSLKLAYKIARALNTTVEELFIFDEDEL; this is encoded by the coding sequence ATGAAGACGCGAATAAAGGAATTTCGCGCACGGTACAACCTCACGCAGGCTGAGCTGGCAAAGATAGTGGGGGTGAGGAGGGAGACGATAGTTTTCCTTGAGAAGGGGAAATACAATCCCTCACTTAAGCTGGCGTACAAGATAGCGAGGGCCCTGAACACGACGGTGGAAGAGCTATTTATCTTCGATGAGGACGAGCTTTAG
- a CDS encoding DUF998 domain-containing protein produces the protein MKKSQLLAGILSPPIALGGIGAAILINRSWWRLTNNAISDLGKVGLPYNGVMNVPLFISAVLAIYYVTGLFKEVKNPVSKLGIGVFILGLIFLAGIAVFPEGTEPHYHVSWGFFLGGSLGFLIAGAALWLEGRRRFGAFTVLLFTAEVLLARWAFKTFSGVAIAEFIGIFAMIIWHYALLWEKFLKNETPAKARPHRR, from the coding sequence ATGAAAAAGAGCCAGCTGTTGGCTGGCATTCTTTCTCCCCCAATCGCCCTCGGCGGGATAGGGGCGGCGATCCTCATAAACCGCTCCTGGTGGAGACTCACGAACAACGCGATAAGCGACCTGGGAAAGGTCGGCCTTCCGTACAACGGGGTAATGAACGTTCCTCTGTTCATATCCGCGGTTCTCGCCATCTACTACGTGACGGGCCTTTTCAAGGAGGTTAAAAATCCCGTCTCTAAGCTTGGAATCGGCGTTTTTATCCTTGGGTTGATCTTCCTAGCGGGGATAGCGGTCTTTCCAGAAGGAACTGAACCGCACTACCACGTCAGCTGGGGGTTCTTCTTGGGGGGAAGCCTTGGATTCCTGATAGCCGGGGCCGCCCTCTGGCTCGAAGGTCGAAGAAGATTCGGAGCCTTCACCGTTCTGCTCTTCACCGCAGAAGTTCTCCTCGCGAGGTGGGCGTTTAAGACCTTCAGCGGCGTCGCCATCGCCGAGTTCATCGGAATCTTCGCCATGATAATCTGGCACTACGCGTTGCTGTGGGAGAAGTTTCTCAAAAATGAAACCCCAGCTAAAGCTCGTCCTCATCGAAGATAA
- a CDS encoding antibiotic biosynthesis monooxygenase yields the protein MRLWHGRVPVEKADEYEKFLIERAVPDYGSVDGLLKLYFTRKDEGDVAHFLLVTIWDSMESIKKFAGENPEIAKYYPEDDDFLLEKEKYVQHYRIFYEG from the coding sequence ATGAGGCTCTGGCACGGAAGGGTGCCGGTCGAAAAGGCGGACGAATACGAAAAGTTCCTTATCGAAAGGGCGGTCCCGGACTACGGTTCCGTTGATGGCCTTTTAAAGCTCTACTTCACGAGAAAAGATGAAGGAGATGTTGCCCACTTCCTTCTCGTCACGATATGGGACTCAATGGAGTCCATCAAGAAGTTCGCCGGTGAGAACCCGGAGATAGCTAAGTACTACCCGGAGGACGACGACTTCCTGCTGGAAAAGGAGAAGTACGTCCAGCACTACAGAATCTTCTACGAAGGGTGA
- a CDS encoding NifB/NifX family molybdenum-iron cluster-binding protein, with translation MRIIVSTVNGGLDDRVNPAFGRTPTFTIVDVENGGITNAQVVQNPGYSQPRGAGVTAAQFCIDQGANVVIAGSFGPNSSGVLQAAGIRMVSAPATMTVREAVEAFLRGELTQAVFGPEGGGAGGGMGRGMGRGMGRGRGMGRGMGGGRGGGW, from the coding sequence ATGAGGATCATAGTCTCAACCGTAAACGGAGGGCTTGATGACAGGGTGAACCCGGCATTCGGAAGAACCCCCACTTTCACGATAGTTGACGTCGAGAACGGGGGAATAACCAACGCTCAGGTCGTCCAGAACCCCGGCTACAGCCAGCCGAGGGGAGCCGGAGTTACCGCGGCGCAGTTTTGCATAGACCAGGGGGCCAACGTTGTCATTGCGGGAAGCTTTGGGCCCAACTCATCGGGAGTACTCCAGGCCGCAGGCATAAGGATGGTCTCGGCCCCGGCCACGATGACCGTCAGAGAAGCCGTCGAAGCCTTCCTGAGGGGTGAGCTCACCCAGGCCGTTTTTGGCCCCGAGGGAGGTGGAGCCGGCGGAGGAATGGGAAGAGGTATGGGACGCGGCATGGGAAGAGGCAGAGGTATGGGCCGTGGAATGGGCGGCGGCCGCGGTGGTGGTTGGTGA
- a CDS encoding NifB/NifX family molybdenum-iron cluster-binding protein, protein MRIAIPTNGGGLEDTVAPVFARAPAFLIADVDENGNVTNSRVIQNGAAMAGGGAGPMAVQTLINEGVEAVIAPQVGPNALGAIQAAGIRLYQVAPGTPVEEAIKAATTGSAGQPTAPVPAAPTAPTTPAPAYGPYPATPTYPAYPAYGYGFGPGRGWGRGGGWGRGRGFGRGWGRGGRGWGARLGYCPWTGQPSRRTLRWLYGWW, encoded by the coding sequence ATGAGAATCGCGATACCCACCAACGGAGGGGGGCTCGAAGACACCGTTGCCCCTGTCTTTGCCAGGGCGCCCGCGTTCCTCATAGCGGACGTTGACGAAAACGGCAACGTCACCAACAGCAGGGTCATCCAGAACGGTGCCGCCATGGCCGGCGGTGGAGCCGGGCCGATGGCAGTGCAGACCCTCATCAACGAGGGCGTCGAAGCGGTGATAGCACCGCAGGTCGGCCCCAACGCCCTCGGAGCCATACAGGCCGCGGGGATAAGGCTCTACCAGGTCGCTCCGGGAACTCCAGTTGAGGAGGCGATAAAGGCCGCCACCACTGGAAGCGCCGGACAGCCTACCGCCCCAGTGCCTGCGGCTCCAACAGCCCCGACAACGCCGGCTCCAGCATATGGCCCGTATCCGGCGACGCCCACATACCCTGCCTACCCGGCTTACGGCTACGGCTTTGGCCCGGGCAGGGGCTGGGGCCGCGGTGGCGGCTGGGGAAGAGGCAGAGGCTTCGGCCGTGGATGGGGCAGAGGAGGAAGAGGCTGGGGGGCCAGACTCGGCTACTGCCCCTGGACCGGCCAGCCCAGCAGGAGAACCCTTCGCTGGCTCTACGGCTGGTGGTGA
- a CDS encoding CGGC domain-containing protein, translating to MPKMVKIGIIICDRYRTCAGGKCFRALREREGAFSRYKDQDVEVVGYTTCGGCPGGNIEYAPAEMKKNGAEVIHLATGFLVGYPPCPWTDYFKRFIEENYGLKVVLGTHPIPQKYYTTHKALGTWNSPDWEEKLKYVICDEETRKKYD from the coding sequence ATGCCGAAAATGGTAAAGATTGGAATTATAATTTGCGACCGCTACCGCACCTGCGCGGGCGGTAAGTGCTTCAGGGCGCTGAGGGAACGCGAGGGAGCCTTCAGCAGATACAAAGACCAGGATGTTGAGGTTGTCGGATACACCACCTGTGGAGGCTGCCCCGGAGGGAACATTGAATACGCCCCAGCAGAGATGAAGAAGAACGGTGCCGAGGTGATCCACCTCGCAACAGGCTTTCTGGTGGGCTATCCTCCCTGTCCATGGACAGACTACTTCAAGAGGTTCATCGAGGAGAACTACGGCCTCAAGGTCGTCCTTGGAACCCACCCCATTCCGCAGAAATACTACACGACCCACAAAGCTCTGGGCACGTGGAACTCGCCCGACTGGGAGGAAAAACTGAAGTACGTCATCTGCGATGAAGAAACGAGAAAGAAATACGACTAA
- the tsaA gene encoding tRNA (N6-threonylcarbamoyladenosine(37)-N6)-methyltransferase TrmO — protein sequence MKKVTYRFVGVVHSPFKEPRGVPIQPSAARGVRGAVEVFPEYALGLKDIEGFSHIILLYHFHLADPGRLLVRPYMDDEEHGVFATRAPSRPNPIGLSVVRLIGVEGNVLHIEDVDIVDGTPVLDIKPYVPEFDIRRVERTGWLERKVHKLPETRDDGRFVKG from the coding sequence GTGAAGAAAGTAACCTACCGCTTTGTTGGAGTCGTCCACAGCCCGTTCAAAGAGCCAAGGGGTGTTCCGATACAGCCTTCGGCGGCTAGAGGGGTTAGAGGGGCCGTTGAGGTCTTCCCGGAGTACGCTCTCGGACTGAAGGATATCGAAGGGTTCTCACACATCATACTGCTCTACCACTTCCACCTCGCGGATCCAGGAAGGCTCCTCGTCAGGCCCTACATGGACGACGAGGAACACGGAGTCTTCGCCACCCGCGCCCCAAGCAGACCGAACCCGATCGGCCTCTCGGTAGTGAGACTCATCGGCGTCGAGGGAAACGTGCTCCACATCGAAGACGTTGACATCGTTGACGGGACGCCGGTACTCGACATAAAACCGTACGTGCCCGAGTTTGACATCAGAAGGGTCGAGAGGACGGGCTGGCTGGAGCGAAAGGTTCACAAGCTCCCGGAAACTAGAGACGACGGCAGGTTCGTGAAAGGATAA
- a CDS encoding NifB/NifX family molybdenum-iron cluster-binding protein has product MRCLKVAFGMENDETLIDAHYGDSEFFAIYEVCENGSVKLLEKRHNKARDFEEEDDGHGDPRKFRAVVSQLLDVDVLAAFRMGPNFLRIRDKTNKVAFFTRTRDLKIALQRIVENFDDLYSQVQAKKAEKPPIEE; this is encoded by the coding sequence ATGAGGTGCCTGAAGGTCGCGTTTGGAATGGAGAACGACGAGACGCTCATAGATGCACACTACGGGGACTCGGAGTTCTTCGCGATATACGAGGTCTGTGAAAACGGGAGCGTTAAGCTGCTCGAAAAGAGGCACAACAAGGCCAGGGACTTCGAGGAAGAGGACGACGGCCACGGCGACCCCAGAAAGTTCAGGGCCGTCGTGAGCCAGCTTCTCGATGTCGACGTCCTGGCTGCTTTTAGAATGGGCCCGAACTTCCTGAGGATCCGCGACAAGACCAACAAGGTGGCATTCTTCACGAGGACGAGGGACCTTAAGATAGCCCTCCAGCGCATCGTTGAGAACTTCGACGACCTCTACAGCCAAGTTCAGGCGAAGAAAGCCGAAAAGCCGCCGATAGAGGAGTGA
- a CDS encoding ATP-binding protein, whose protein sequence is MQIAVSGGKGGTGKSTVAINLAIALRERYDLVLADLDVEAPNDHLLLGVELANEEPVELFMPRFDYGKCTRCRKCAEVCEEHAIITMRDGTPFLMPNLCSGCAACEIVCPVPGAILPGKKLMGHTYLTETPYGFPLVTGRLLEGEERAMPIVSRAKKRAQGLGKELLMVDTAAGTSNTVSKALEDSRLIIAVTEPTPLGIHDGELILRLAKLMEIPAVVVVNRSDLGDVAKVHEIAGEYGAEVIAEIPYSENIIRSYVKGRPIVLTDYPEAGLFREIASRVVEFLGGGE, encoded by the coding sequence TTGCAGATAGCGGTGAGTGGTGGAAAAGGTGGCACCGGAAAGTCCACGGTCGCGATTAACCTGGCGATAGCGCTCAGGGAGCGCTACGACCTTGTCCTGGCGGATCTCGATGTCGAAGCTCCCAACGACCACCTTTTGCTGGGCGTGGAGCTGGCCAACGAGGAGCCGGTTGAACTGTTCATGCCGCGCTTCGACTATGGGAAGTGCACCCGCTGCAGGAAGTGTGCGGAGGTCTGTGAGGAGCACGCGATAATAACCATGCGCGATGGGACGCCCTTCCTGATGCCGAACCTCTGCTCCGGCTGCGCCGCCTGTGAGATAGTCTGCCCGGTTCCGGGGGCGATTCTGCCGGGCAAGAAGCTGATGGGGCACACCTACCTCACTGAGACCCCCTACGGCTTCCCGCTGGTCACTGGGAGGCTCCTTGAGGGTGAGGAGAGGGCGATGCCGATAGTTTCCCGGGCCAAGAAGCGCGCCCAGGGGCTTGGGAAGGAGCTTTTAATGGTTGACACCGCCGCGGGGACGAGCAACACAGTATCAAAAGCCCTTGAGGACTCAAGGCTCATCATAGCCGTCACCGAGCCAACTCCCCTCGGCATTCACGACGGCGAGCTGATTCTCAGGCTGGCGAAGCTGATGGAAATTCCCGCGGTGGTCGTTGTGAACCGCTCGGACCTCGGCGACGTGGCCAAGGTTCATGAGATTGCCGGGGAGTATGGCGCGGAGGTAATCGCGGAGATTCCCTACAGCGAGAACATCATAAGGAGCTACGTTAAGGGGAGGCCCATAGTCCTGACGGATTATCCCGAGGCGGGGCTCTTCAGGGAGATTGCTTCCAGGGTCGTTGAGTTCCTCGGAGGTGGTGAGTGA
- a CDS encoding ATP-binding protein: MQLVIASGKGGVGKSTVTASLLYLLKDEYRFVAVDADADAPNLDLLLGVERWEEERELVGAKVARINTESCIRCGICQERCPYDCIKVIDGDYVVSELTCEGCNVCGLVCPVPGTISLDEVRSGVVRKTTTRYGFPLISAQLDVGRPNSGKLVTEEKEWAKKLMGELGLKHMVVDSAAGIGCQVIASIGGADLTILVAEPTPASLSDVQRAYKVVQHFRQPAYLIINKADFNPGFTALREWAEAEGIPILGEIPYDRAIPRSMSMLKPFVEAFPDSKAADAMREIAERVREEILK; encoded by the coding sequence ATGCAGCTGGTCATAGCGAGCGGCAAGGGAGGCGTTGGAAAGAGCACCGTCACGGCCTCGCTCCTCTACCTGCTGAAGGACGAGTACCGGTTCGTTGCCGTTGATGCCGACGCTGACGCACCGAACCTCGACCTGCTCCTCGGCGTGGAGCGCTGGGAGGAGGAGAGGGAGCTGGTAGGGGCAAAAGTGGCGAGGATAAACACGGAGAGCTGCATAAGGTGCGGCATCTGCCAGGAGCGCTGCCCCTACGACTGCATCAAGGTTATTGATGGGGACTACGTTGTCAGCGAGCTGACCTGTGAGGGCTGCAACGTCTGCGGCCTCGTCTGTCCGGTTCCGGGGACGATAAGCCTCGACGAGGTTCGCTCTGGAGTCGTCAGGAAGACGACCACCCGCTACGGCTTCCCGCTGATTTCGGCCCAGCTTGACGTCGGCAGGCCCAACAGCGGAAAGCTCGTCACCGAGGAGAAGGAGTGGGCGAAGAAGCTCATGGGCGAGCTTGGCCTGAAGCACATGGTGGTTGACAGCGCCGCCGGAATCGGCTGTCAGGTTATAGCGAGCATAGGCGGGGCTGATCTGACGATACTCGTGGCGGAACCTACCCCTGCTTCCCTCAGCGACGTGCAGAGGGCCTACAAGGTCGTCCAGCACTTCAGGCAGCCGGCTTACCTCATCATCAACAAGGCCGACTTCAACCCGGGCTTCACTGCCCTGAGGGAGTGGGCCGAGGCCGAGGGAATCCCGATACTCGGCGAGATACCCTACGACAGGGCCATTCCGAGAAGCATGAGCATGCTCAAGCCCTTTGTCGAGGCCTTCCCCGACTCAAAGGCGGCCGATGCGATGAGAGAAATAGCGGAGCGGGTCAGGGAAGAGATACTGAAGTGA